The nucleotide sequence GCGCTATCCGGTGACCCTGACGACGAGCACACAGGCGTCGCCGTACCGCCCCGCCTCCAACTCCCCGGCCAGCGACCGCATACACTCCCGCGCGGTACGGGCCGTGCTCAGGCGTGGCCCGAGGGCGAGCAGCCGCTCCACGGCCGACGCGTCCAGCCGGTCGGTGTGCAGCAGGAGCAAGTCGTCCGGCCGCAGGGTGAGTTCGGCCTGGGCATAGGAGGGGTGCGCGCCCGGTGGCCGGTCGTCCGGTGCGGTCAGCCGGCGTCCCGTCCCGCCGCGGAACAGCAGCGGGACGGGGTGCCCGGACCGCGCCCAGGTGAGGGTGCGGTTCTCGGGCTCGTAATGGCAGCAGACCGCGCCGCGCAGGGCGGGGGAGCGGGTGGTGGCGGTCAACTGATCGAGTATGGAGAGCAGTCGGCCGGGACGGGTCCCCGCCAGCGCCATGCCGTGCACGGCGCCGAGCAGCGGTGCGGGGTCGGGCGTACCCACCCCGTCCCGGCCGGTCAGGTCGCCGAGGCTCAGCAGGGCTGTCCCGTCGGGCAGTTCGAGCACGTCGCACCAGTCGCCCCCGGCAGTCGCGGGCGGTGCGCCCTGCAGATGGTGTGCCGCGAGGTCGAGGGTCGGCGGACCCTGGGGGAGGAACGGCCGGGGAGCGGGCGGGTCCGGACGGGCGGGAGTTTCACGCACCGCCCGTCCGTGCAGGCGCAGTTCGCTCACGTCGTGGACCACGGCCCACATGGAGACGGCGCCGCCGTCCGCTCCCAGTACCGGCTCGCCCAGCATGTGCACGGTCCGCACGGAGTCGTCGGGCCGCAGGACGCGGAACTCGCCGTCGATCGGCCTCGCGTCCACCAGACAGCCCGTCACCATAGCGGTGAGCCGGGGCCTGTCCTCCTCGTGGACCAGCGCCGGGAGTTCGTCCAGCGTGAGCGCCGGCACGGCGGGGTCCAGTCCGAGGATGCGGTACAGCTCCACCGACCACTCGGCCTCGTCCGTGAGCAGGCCCCACTCCGCCCGGCCCACCTGGCCGAACGGCACCCCCTCGTGGCTCTCGGCGGGCGCCGGGC is from Streptomyces seoulensis and encodes:
- a CDS encoding PP2C family protein-serine/threonine phosphatase — encoded protein: MPPPVSADRPAAQPPGRGPVEALISQTRRLKGDVDAVRRDARGNGSDQDREGRWQRALYDLALHQLDDLDAHLAQLRDGPAPAESHEGVPFGQVGRAEWGLLTDEAEWSVELYRILGLDPAVPALTLDELPALVHEEDRPRLTAMVTGCLVDARPIDGEFRVLRPDDSVRTVHMLGEPVLGADGGAVSMWAVVHDVSELRLHGRAVRETPARPDPPAPRPFLPQGPPTLDLAAHHLQGAPPATAGGDWCDVLELPDGTALLSLGDLTGRDGVGTPDPAPLLGAVHGMALAGTRPGRLLSILDQLTATTRSPALRGAVCCHYEPENRTLTWARSGHPVPLLFRGGTGRRLTAPDDRPPGAHPSYAQAELTLRPDDLLLLHTDRLDASAVERLLALGPRLSTARTARECMRSLAGELEAGRYGDACVLVVRVTG